A genomic segment from Chrysemys picta bellii isolate R12L10 chromosome 11, ASM1138683v2, whole genome shotgun sequence encodes:
- the LOC135974341 gene encoding uncharacterized protein LOC135974341, translating into MQSSPAVMAMQSVNRKRAPAWTDREVLDLIAVWGDESVLSELRSKRRNAKIYEKISKDMAERGYSRDATQCRVKIKELRQGYQKTKEANGRSGSHPQTSRFYEALHSILGAAATTTPPVTVDSEDGILSTAGSSDMLGDGEDEEGDEEGEAVGSSHNADFPDSQDLFITLTEIPYEASPAITPDTESGEGSATPSATVSQPSLESHSQRLARIRRRKKRTREDMFSELMASSQAQAAQQTQWRENLTRMHQANMDREERWRQEDQQATLTLLGLLREQTDTLRRLVDVLQERRQEDRAPLQSISNRPPPPPSPIPTSPKVQRRRGGRVPANSHSTPAESSSSRRLSFPKI; encoded by the exons atgcagagctctccagcagtgatggccatgcagtctgtgaatagaaagagagccccagcatggactgatcgtgaagtcttggatctcatcgctgtgtggggcgatgagtccgtgctttccgagctgcgatccaaaagaaggaatgcaaagatctacgagaagatctctaaagacatggcagagagaggatacagccgggatgcaacgcagtgccgcgtgaaaatcaaggagctgagacaaggctaccagaagaccaaagaggcaaacggacgctccggatcccatccccagacatcccgtttctacgaggcactgcattccatcctcggtgctgccgccaccactaccccaccagtgaccgtggactctgaggatgggatactgtccacggccggttcctcagacatgttaggggacggggaagatgaggaaggagatgaggagggcgaggcagttggcagctctcacaacgctgatttccccgacagccaggatctcttcatcacccttacagagatcccctacgaagcgtccccagccattaccccggacacagaatctggtgaaggatcagcca ccccgtctgcgactgtctcacaacctagcctggaatcacactcccagaggctagcgcggattaggcgtaggaagaagaggacacgggaggacatgttctctgagcttatggcctcttcccaagcccaggcagcacagcagacccagtggcgggagaacttgacccgaatgcaccaagccaacatggatcgggaggagaggtggcggcaggaagaccagcaggcgactctaacgctgcttggactactgagggagcaaacggacacactccggcgccttgtggatgttctgcaggaacggaggcaggaggacagagccccgctgcagtccatctctaaccgccctcccccgccaccaagtcccatacccacctcacccaaagtgcaaagaaggagaggcggcagagtccctgctaactctcactccacccctgcagagagctctagtagcagaaggctctcatttcccaaaatttga